GCCGTCGATTTCGGCCACGTCCGCGCCCAGTATTCTATAGAAGTCTCCGCGTCTGCCGACCATGCGTCCGGCGGCGGCGGCGGCGGAAGCGTACAGCACCTTCAGTGCGCCGACGTTGTCGATCACGAGTTGCATCGACTCGGGCTGGTTCACCGTGGCATAGATGCCGGCGTGTTGCGCGAGAAGCCGGGCGAGAAACGTCGGGCGCACGAATTCTGCGGCGATCGAGCGGCCCTGCGCGATCGCGACCGACGTCTCGGCGACGCAGATCACATCGTTGGATGCGGCGATGCCATGCACGCAGCCGGCCACCATCGCAGGCAGATCGTCGCCCGATTGCACGAGCGGCGTGCGCACCGGAATCGCCAGCAGACGCGGCGGAAGGCCGGGCGCCGCCACTTCAAATGTGCGCGAGTTCACGACGCGCGCTTTCCGGAGACGAGCAGCGCGTTGAGGATCTCCTCCATGCGCTGCACGCGCGAACCTTTTAGCAGCACCAAGTCGCCGGCTTGCAACGACTCGTTCAGATCGTGGGCGACCTGCGCGTTGGACTCGAAACGCTCCACCGCTCCGGCCGCCATGCCGGCCCGGCGCGCTCCTTCCATCAATTGCTCGGCGAACGGGCCGCCGCAATAGAGTCTGTTCAGCGCGACGCGGGCCGCCGCCGCGCCGGTGGCTTCGTGCATCGCCGGCGCGTCGGGGCCGAGCTCGGCCATGCTCCCGAGAACCGCGACGCGCTTGCGCGCCGGCAATTCGGCGAATGCGCGCAAAGCGTATGCCATGGACGTGGGGCTTGCGTTGTAGGCGTCGTACACGCAGGTGGCGCCCGACGGCAGCGGGTGCAATTCAAATCGGCCCTCGGGCAGATGGAGATCGCCCAGCCCGGCGAGCACGTCTTCAAATCCCATCCCGCACAAGACGGAAGCTCCCACCGCGAGCAGCGCGTCGCGCAAGTGATGTTCGCCCGCCAGGTGCCAATGGGCCATCGCGTGCGACGCGCCGAGCGTCACCGGCACGCGGCCGTCTTTGGGCAAGCCCGCTTCGATGGTGAGCCCCGGCGCCTGCGGATCGCCGCACAGACGCACCCACAAGACGGCGCGATCGATGCCCGCGCCGGCTGCGAGCGTGCGCGTCCATTCGTCCGCGGCGTTGCACACCGGGCGCGCGCCGTGGCTGAACAGCGCGAATTTCGTTCGCGCGAGGTCCGCGCGATCTTCGAAGTATTCGAGGTGCGCTTCGCCGATGTTGGTCAACACGCCGACATCGGGCAACGCGATTTCCACCAACCGGGCGATCTCGCCCGGATGGCGCGCTCCCATCTCGACGACCGCGACATCGGATGTGTCGTCCATGAGGTAGCAGATCTTGGCGACGCCGAGTTCGTTGTTCTCATTTTGCGGCGTGACGAGCACGCGCATGGCGCGCCCGAGCAACTGCGCCGTCATCGATTTGGTCGTGGTCTTGCCGTTGCTGCCCGTGATGCCGACGACTCGCGTTTGCGCCGCTCGGCGCGCGGCGGCCGCGCCAGCCTGGTACGCTTCTTTCGCGTCGGCGACGATCATGTACGGCACCGGGCACGGATCCGGCAGCGCCGCTTCGCTGTCGAGCACGAGGGCGCTACATCCGCGCGCAAGCGCCGCAAGGGCGAACGCGTTGCCGTCGAACGACGGCCCGCGCAGAGCGACGAACGCCTCGCCGGATTTCAGAGTGCGCGTGTCGGTGCCCGGAGAAAATCGCGCGCCCGCATCCACTGCCGTGCCGCGCCATTGCGCGCCGCAAGCTTTCGCGAATGCTGCAAACGTCACTCCGCTCATTTGTCGTGCTTCTCGATCGCGGCGCGCGCGACGACCGCATCGGAGAACGGCAGCGATTCTTCGCCGATCAGTTGATAGGCCTCGTGGCCCTTGCCGGCGATGATCACCACGTCGCCATCTTCGGCGGACCGCACGGCGAGGTCGATGGCGGCAGCTCTGTCCGGCACGACTTCGTACGCCGCGCCGGCGCCGTTGCGCATGCCCGCAAGAATGCCGTCGATGATAATTTGCGGGTCTTCGCGCCTGGGGTTGTCGTTGGTCACGATCACGTAGTCGCTGAGTTCGCGCGCCGCGCGGCCCATCAACGGGCGCTTGAGCGCATCGCGATCGCCTCCGCAGCCGAAGACGCAGATCACGCGGCCGGGAGTGAGAGCGCGCGCCGCTCCGAGGACGTTTCGGAGGCCGTCGGGTGTGTGCGCGTAATCGACGTACACGCCGATGCTGCGGGCTTCGACCGGCGTCATGCGGCCCGGCACTTCGCCGACGCTTGCCAATCCTTCTTCGATCGCCTCCACGTCCACGTCGAGCGCGCATGCCGCGGCGATCGCCGCCATCGCATTGCAGACGTTGAACGGGCCGGGCAACCGGATGTGAAACGGCGCCGGCCGCAATGCGCGCACTAAGAACGTGGCGCCGTCGCGGTCCAAGCTGACGTCGGTCGCTTGCAAGACGGCGTCTTCGGAAGCAACGGCGTACGTCATCGTGCGGCCGGCGGTGATCGCCAAGCGCCGTCCTTCGGCGTCGTCGAGATTGAGCACGCGCACGCCGGGTGATTTGCGGCCGCCGCGCGTCACCGCTTCGAACAGGCGCGACTTGGCCGCGCGATAATCGTCGAAGGTCTTGTGAAAATCGAGATGATCTTGGGTGATGTTCGTGAGCACGGCGATGTCGAAATCGACGTCGTCGACGCGATGCAGCGAGAGCGCGTGACTCGAGACCTCAAGAACGGCGCCGCGCGCGCCGGCATCGCGCATCTGCGCGAGCAAGCTTTGCAGTTCGTGCGCGAACGGCGTCGTGTTCGCGAGCTTGGATTCAAACGCGCCGGCGAAGCGCGCGCCGAGCGTGCCGATGATGCCGAACGGCGTGTCGGCGGCGTCCATGATCGCTTCGACGAAATGCGCGACGGTCGTTTTGCCGTTGGTCCCCGTGATGCCCACCATCGTGAGCGCGTCCGATGGGTGGCCGAAAAATTCCGCGGACACGGGCGAAAGCGCGGATAGCGTGTCGGCGACAACGGCCAGCGGCGTCTGCGATGGAAGTTCTACCGGATGCTCCGCGAGCACGGCTGCGGCGCCGGCTTTAACTGCTTGCGCCGCGCGGCGATGGCCGTCATCGCGAGCGCCGGTCAAACAGACGAAGAGCGCGCCGGGCTCGACGCGTCGCGAGTCGACCGCGATGGATGTGATGGAAACGTCGGGGTTGCCGCCGATGAGCGCGCCGCCGACGCCGGCAAGCAATTGCCGCAACGGCACCGGCATCACCGATGCCATTAATTGTGCCTTTCGTCGTTCCCTGGCAACAACGCCGACCCGGTCCGCAACGTCTGCACGACGCTTGGATCGGCGATCTGCGCGCCGCCGCCG
This window of the Candidatus Eremiobacteraceae bacterium genome carries:
- a CDS encoding coenzyme F420-0:L-glutamate ligase, encoding MNSRTFEVAAPGLPPRLLAIPVRTPLVQSGDDLPAMVAGCVHGIAASNDVICVAETSVAIAQGRSIAAEFVRPTFLARLLAQHAGIYATVNQPESMQLVIDNVGALKVLYASAAAAAGRMVGRRGDFYRILGADVAEIDGYTGTMPPYERHIVFGPEKPDEAATAIAQACGAHAVVVDVNDLQKVEILGASAGLVLAAVAECLRGNPHGNSDQQTPVVILKYRPAPGSPAKSPLAGGG
- a CDS encoding UDP-N-acetylmuramoyl-L-alanyl-D-glutamate--2,6-diaminopimelate ligase, translating into MASVMPVPLRQLLAGVGGALIGGNPDVSITSIAVDSRRVEPGALFVCLTGARDDGHRRAAQAVKAGAAAVLAEHPVELPSQTPLAVVADTLSALSPVSAEFFGHPSDALTMVGITGTNGKTTVAHFVEAIMDAADTPFGIIGTLGARFAGAFESKLANTTPFAHELQSLLAQMRDAGARGAVLEVSSHALSLHRVDDVDFDIAVLTNITQDHLDFHKTFDDYRAAKSRLFEAVTRGGRKSPGVRVLNLDDAEGRRLAITAGRTMTYAVASEDAVLQATDVSLDRDGATFLVRALRPAPFHIRLPGPFNVCNAMAAIAAACALDVDVEAIEEGLASVGEVPGRMTPVEARSIGVYVDYAHTPDGLRNVLGAARALTPGRVICVFGCGGDRDALKRPLMGRAARELSDYVIVTNDNPRREDPQIIIDGILAGMRNGAGAAYEVVPDRAAAIDLAVRSAEDGDVVIIAGKGHEAYQLIGEESLPFSDAVVARAAIEKHDK
- the murF gene encoding UDP-N-acetylmuramoyl-tripeptide--D-alanyl-D-alanine ligase produces the protein MSGVTFAAFAKACGAQWRGTAVDAGARFSPGTDTRTLKSGEAFVALRGPSFDGNAFALAALARGCSALVLDSEAALPDPCPVPYMIVADAKEAYQAGAAAARRAAQTRVVGITGSNGKTTTKSMTAQLLGRAMRVLVTPQNENNELGVAKICYLMDDTSDVAVVEMGARHPGEIARLVEIALPDVGVLTNIGEAHLEYFEDRADLARTKFALFSHGARPVCNAADEWTRTLAAGAGIDRAVLWVRLCGDPQAPGLTIEAGLPKDGRVPVTLGASHAMAHWHLAGEHHLRDALLAVGASVLCGMGFEDVLAGLGDLHLPEGRFELHPLPSGATCVYDAYNASPTSMAYALRAFAELPARKRVAVLGSMAELGPDAPAMHEATGAAAARVALNRLYCGGPFAEQLMEGARRAGMAAGAVERFESNAQVAHDLNESLQAGDLVLLKGSRVQRMEEILNALLVSGKRAS